In the Flavobacterium acetivorans genome, one interval contains:
- a CDS encoding flavin reductase family protein, whose protein sequence is MKQLSTEDFSKMERIERLNLINSCTGYKSANLIATQSIDGKSNIAIFSSVTHLGSDPALIGFIVRPTTVPRDTYKNIKETGYFTVNHVTESMIADAHHTSANYAPGISEFEKTNLEEEYKEHINIPFAKGSPIQLYCKYVNEYYIAENDTIHVIASIENIFFEENLRHDDGWLQIDKGNVVALNGLDGYCLPKLIDRFQYARKDTPTKSFLK, encoded by the coding sequence ATGAAACAACTATCAACAGAAGATTTTTCCAAGATGGAAAGAATAGAAAGATTGAATTTAATTAACTCTTGTACTGGATATAAATCGGCAAATTTAATCGCAACTCAATCAATCGATGGCAAATCCAATATTGCAATTTTTAGCAGTGTAACTCACCTAGGAAGTGATCCCGCTTTAATTGGATTCATCGTCCGACCAACAACAGTGCCAAGAGACACCTATAAGAACATCAAAGAAACGGGATATTTCACTGTCAATCATGTAACAGAATCGATGATTGCTGATGCGCATCATACTTCAGCAAACTACGCACCTGGCATTTCTGAATTTGAAAAAACGAATTTAGAAGAAGAATATAAAGAACACATAAACATTCCTTTTGCAAAAGGAAGTCCAATACAACTCTATTGCAAATATGTAAACGAATACTATATTGCAGAAAATGATACTATCCATGTTATCGCCTCCATAGAAAATATTTTTTTTGAAGAAAACTTAAGACATGATGATGGATGGTTGCAAATTGATAAAGGAAATGTAGTTGCTCTAAATGGGCTAGACGGATACTGCTTACCCAAATTAATTGATCGCTTTCAGTATGCAAGAAAAGATACCCCAACAAAATCATTCTTAAAATAG
- the kynU gene encoding kynureninase: MIFENTKEFAQGLDLQDKLSKYRDEFIFPKVNGEKVIYFTGNSLGLQPKRTKAYIDEVMNDWAELAVEGHFYADKPWWDYQERFAEPLSKIVGALPSEVTVMNTLTVNLHLLMVSFYRPTKSRYKIICEEKAFPSDQYMFQSQVHFHGFKPEEAIVEIKRRDGEHNIRLEDILVKIEEVGEELALILIGGVNYYTGQVFDMKTITAAGHQVGAKVGWDLAHAAGNIKLELHDWNVDFAAWCSYKYMNSGPGNASGCFVHERHHNDSELPRFAGWWGHNKERRFKMEPVFDPVHGADGWQISNLPVLSLAPYLASVEMFDEIGMDALIEKRDKITSYLEFILHEIDKEVDSSFEIITPTNQSERGCQLSVLLHGEGRSLFDYLMKSGVITDWREPNVIRLAPVPLYCSFEDMYNFGQILKKGILK, translated from the coding sequence ATGATTTTCGAAAATACCAAAGAATTTGCACAAGGACTTGATTTGCAAGATAAATTAAGTAAATATAGAGATGAATTTATTTTTCCAAAAGTGAATGGAGAAAAGGTGATTTATTTCACAGGAAATTCATTGGGTTTGCAACCCAAACGCACCAAAGCCTATATTGATGAAGTCATGAATGACTGGGCTGAGCTCGCAGTAGAAGGGCATTTTTATGCCGATAAACCTTGGTGGGATTATCAAGAACGTTTTGCTGAACCATTGAGTAAGATAGTGGGCGCATTGCCATCTGAGGTAACGGTGATGAATACTTTGACGGTAAATCTTCACTTGTTGATGGTTTCTTTTTATAGACCAACAAAATCAAGATACAAGATTATTTGCGAAGAAAAAGCTTTTCCTTCAGATCAATATATGTTTCAAAGCCAAGTTCATTTTCATGGTTTTAAACCTGAGGAGGCGATTGTTGAAATTAAACGTCGAGATGGGGAACACAACATCCGCTTGGAAGATATTTTGGTTAAAATTGAAGAAGTGGGAGAGGAGTTGGCTTTAATTTTAATAGGCGGAGTTAATTATTATACAGGTCAGGTTTTTGATATGAAAACGATAACTGCTGCCGGACATCAGGTTGGAGCAAAAGTGGGATGGGATTTGGCACACGCAGCGGGAAATATAAAACTAGAACTTCATGATTGGAATGTAGATTTTGCGGCTTGGTGCAGTTATAAGTATATGAATTCAGGACCTGGAAATGCTTCGGGTTGCTTTGTACATGAGAGACATCATAACGATTCTGAATTGCCAAGATTTGCCGGTTGGTGGGGACATAACAAGGAACGTCGTTTTAAGATGGAACCGGTTTTTGACCCTGTTCATGGTGCTGACGGTTGGCAAATCAGTAATTTGCCGGTACTTTCGTTAGCTCCTTATTTAGCCTCTGTAGAAATGTTTGATGAGATAGGAATGGACGCTTTAATCGAAAAAAGAGATAAAATCACGTCTTATCTGGAGTTTATTCTTCACGAAATTGATAAGGAAGTCGATAGCAGTTTTGAAATTATTACACCAACAAATCAATCTGAAAGAGGATGCCAATTATCGGTTTTACTTCATGGGGAAGGACGCAGTTTGTTTGATTATTTAATGAAAAGTGGCGTAATTACAGATTGGAGAGAACCAAACGTTATCCGTTTAGCGCCTGTTCCTTTGTATTGTTCTTTTGAGGATATGTACAATTTTGGGCAGATTTTGAAAAAAGGAATACTGAAATAG
- a CDS encoding SIMPL domain-containing protein — protein MLKNNLNAIILSIAVVISAFLFANAFQNRNRSNDTISVTGLGKTDFISDLIVWKGSFSKKSSTLKEAYTSLDADREKIKTYLLNKGIPSADIIFSAINFNKDYETTYNENGSIRQNLFTGFTLTQNVSIQSKEVNKIEDISRQSSELINAGVEFYSNAPEYYYTKLAELKIKMIAEATKDASTRAQSIAENANADLGNLKKSDMGVFQIIGQNSSEDYSYGGSFNTSSKNKTATITVKLVYQVD, from the coding sequence ATGCTTAAAAATAATCTAAACGCAATTATCCTATCGATAGCTGTCGTAATATCAGCTTTCTTGTTTGCCAATGCTTTCCAGAACAGGAATAGAAGCAATGATACCATTAGCGTTACCGGCCTGGGAAAAACAGATTTCATATCTGATTTAATTGTTTGGAAAGGTTCTTTCTCTAAAAAAAGCAGTACCTTGAAAGAAGCCTATACCTCATTGGATGCTGACCGCGAAAAAATTAAAACTTACTTACTAAACAAAGGAATCCCGTCTGCTGATATCATATTTTCGGCCATTAATTTCAACAAAGATTATGAGACCACTTATAATGAAAACGGAAGCATCAGACAAAATTTATTTACCGGATTTACGCTAACTCAAAACGTAAGCATTCAGTCCAAAGAAGTAAATAAAATTGAAGATATATCCAGACAATCCAGTGAACTAATCAATGCTGGAGTCGAGTTTTATTCGAATGCGCCTGAGTATTATTATACCAAGCTTGCCGAATTAAAAATAAAAATGATTGCCGAAGCCACAAAAGACGCCAGTACAAGAGCGCAAAGTATTGCCGAAAATGCCAATGCTGATTTAGGGAATTTAAAGAAATCAGATATGGGGGTTTTTCAAATTATAGGACAAAACTCTTCCGAAGATTATTCTTATGGCGGTTCATTCAATACCAGTTCCAAAAACAAAACGGCTACCATTACAGTAAAATTAGTTTACCAAGTAGACTGA
- a CDS encoding nucleotide pyrophosphohydrolase has product MNLKNSQLEVDNWIKEHGVRYFNELTNMAQLTEEVGEVARIIARRYGEQSEKESDKNKDLGEELADVVFVVLCLANQTGIDLQAAFDKKMDLKSVRDKDRHKNNDKLK; this is encoded by the coding sequence ATGAACTTAAAAAATTCCCAACTAGAAGTTGATAACTGGATAAAAGAACATGGTGTTCGTTATTTCAACGAATTGACCAATATGGCTCAATTGACTGAAGAAGTTGGCGAAGTTGCCCGTATCATTGCGCGCCGTTATGGAGAACAATCCGAGAAAGAAAGCGATAAAAACAAAGATCTTGGCGAGGAATTAGCCGATGTGGTTTTTGTGGTATTGTGCTTGGCCAATCAAACCGGAATCGATTTGCAAGCCGCTTTCGATAAAAAGATGGATTTAAAATCAGTTAGAGATAAAGATCGTCACAAAAACAACGATAAACTGAAATAA
- a CDS encoding penicillin acylase family protein, translating to MKKIKKVVVVVLSILGIVAIALVIYGFYLKPKYEGKVELKNIQKETTVYFDDFGVPHIYANNAKDAMTALGYVHAQDRLWQMELMRRIAPGRLSEIFGKVTLKNDQFFAGLGIEEASEKAIAALDKNSPSYQLAMAYLDGINQYMDEGVGPIEFQLVGVKKEKFTIKDVYNIFGYMSFSFAMAQKTDPLLTDIRNKYGMDYLKDFGLDGSLDKTIIKTAKEKPQEFAAISKSIAALLEKAPIPPFIGSNSWVIGPKKTKNGKVIFANDPHIGFSQPGTWYEAHLVTPEFELYGCYLAGTPYPLLGHNRDYAYGLTMFENDDIDLYQEENDPKDANKYKTANGVSDYELKKKVIKVKDSSDVLLNVKISRHGPIMNDMIEGLDKNKPVALSWIYTQQPIQILEAVYILSHSKSKADFQKGVGLIAAPGLNVMYGDAKGNVGWWATGKLYKHNKDVDTHFILDGASGKDDIVEYLDFSKNPSAVNPDWNYVYSANNQPEAIDGFLYPGYYLPEDRAKRITQLLDPKSNWDKEAVSRMITDDVSSVAPDIVKNLISALNGNTLSRNEKEAITVLKSWKGGNQKEEVAPTIYNKWIYLYLKNTFEDELGKQSFKQFLGTHIMKQIIAEQVANDNSLWWDNITTKNRKESRKDILSQSFKEAILALEKQLGNSVSAWTWNKVHVVEYQHPLGKVAALRRIFNVGPFEVSGSNEVINNQMFDFTDEAKYTVTGGPSTRRIVDFSDVENSWSILPTGQSGNPLSAHYRDQAEMYNAGKFRKMKMNKEEIVKTSTKLVFIPAEN from the coding sequence ATGAAAAAAATTAAAAAAGTAGTTGTTGTTGTTTTATCGATTTTAGGTATAGTTGCTATTGCTTTGGTAATTTATGGTTTTTATCTAAAACCCAAATATGAAGGTAAAGTAGAGTTGAAAAATATTCAGAAAGAAACCACGGTTTATTTTGATGATTTTGGAGTTCCTCATATATATGCTAATAATGCTAAAGATGCTATGACTGCCTTGGGTTATGTTCATGCTCAAGATCGTTTGTGGCAAATGGAGTTAATGCGACGCATCGCTCCGGGACGTTTGTCCGAAATTTTTGGGAAAGTGACTTTAAAGAACGATCAATTTTTTGCTGGACTCGGTATCGAAGAAGCTTCGGAAAAAGCCATTGCGGCTTTGGATAAAAATAGTCCAAGCTATCAATTAGCAATGGCTTATTTGGACGGAATTAATCAATATATGGATGAGGGAGTTGGTCCGATAGAATTTCAGTTGGTTGGGGTAAAAAAAGAGAAATTCACGATCAAAGATGTTTATAATATTTTTGGATACATGTCCTTCAGTTTTGCTATGGCACAAAAAACAGATCCGTTATTGACAGATATTCGCAATAAATATGGAATGGATTATCTCAAAGATTTTGGACTAGATGGATCGTTGGATAAAACAATTATAAAAACGGCAAAAGAAAAGCCACAGGAATTTGCCGCTATTTCAAAATCGATTGCAGCCTTGTTAGAAAAAGCTCCAATTCCGCCTTTTATAGGAAGTAATAGTTGGGTAATTGGGCCAAAGAAAACCAAAAACGGGAAAGTGATTTTTGCCAATGATCCACATATTGGTTTTTCTCAACCGGGAACTTGGTATGAAGCGCATTTGGTCACACCGGAATTTGAATTGTATGGTTGTTATCTGGCGGGAACTCCTTATCCTTTGCTGGGACATAACAGAGATTATGCTTATGGTTTGACGATGTTCGAGAACGATGATATCGATTTGTATCAGGAAGAAAATGATCCTAAGGATGCGAATAAATACAAAACAGCAAATGGGGTCAGCGATTATGAGCTGAAAAAAAAAGTAATAAAAGTAAAAGACAGTTCCGATGTTTTATTGAATGTAAAAATCAGCCGTCACGGACCTATTATGAATGATATGATTGAAGGTTTGGATAAAAATAAACCAGTTGCCTTGTCGTGGATTTATACTCAGCAGCCGATTCAGATTTTAGAAGCAGTTTACATACTTTCCCATTCAAAGAGTAAAGCTGATTTTCAAAAAGGGGTTGGTCTTATTGCTGCGCCAGGTCTGAATGTAATGTATGGTGATGCCAAAGGAAATGTGGGCTGGTGGGCAACGGGAAAATTATACAAGCACAATAAAGACGTTGACACTCATTTTATTTTGGATGGCGCTTCCGGCAAAGATGATATAGTTGAGTATTTGGATTTCTCCAAAAATCCTTCGGCTGTAAATCCGGATTGGAACTATGTTTATTCAGCTAATAACCAACCCGAAGCCATTGATGGGTTTTTATATCCAGGGTATTATTTGCCTGAGGACAGAGCAAAAAGAATTACCCAATTATTGGATCCAAAATCAAATTGGGATAAGGAGGCGGTGAGTAGAATGATTACTGATGATGTTTCATCTGTAGCTCCAGACATAGTTAAGAATTTAATTTCGGCTCTAAATGGAAATACGCTTTCGAGAAATGAAAAAGAAGCAATTACTGTTTTGAAATCTTGGAAAGGAGGAAATCAGAAAGAAGAAGTTGCACCTACGATTTACAATAAATGGATTTATTTGTATCTAAAGAATACTTTTGAAGACGAACTTGGAAAGCAAAGTTTCAAACAGTTTTTGGGGACACATATAATGAAGCAAATAATTGCAGAACAAGTGGCTAATGATAATTCGCTTTGGTGGGATAATATTACAACTAAAAACAGAAAAGAAAGCAGAAAAGATATTCTTTCCCAATCATTTAAAGAAGCGATTCTTGCTTTGGAGAAACAGTTGGGGAACTCAGTTTCAGCATGGACTTGGAATAAAGTACATGTGGTAGAATACCAGCATCCACTGGGGAAAGTGGCTGCTTTAAGGAGGATATTTAACGTAGGTCCGTTTGAAGTTTCGGGCTCTAATGAAGTGATTAATAATCAAATGTTTGATTTTACCGATGAAGCAAAGTATACAGTGACCGGAGGACCTTCAACAAGACGAATCGTTGATTTTTCGGATGTAGAGAACAGCTGGAGTATTTTACCAACGGGACAATCTGGAAATCCTTTGAGTGCTCATTATCGTGATCAAGCCGAAATGTATAATGCTGGGAAATTCAGGAAAATGAAAATGAATAAGGAGGAGATTGTTAAAACTTCCACAAAATTAGTTTTTATTCCAGCTGAAAACTAG
- the aroA gene encoding 3-phosphoshikimate 1-carboxyvinyltransferase, with translation MNLLLQTTHSDLKTQIAVTGSKSETNRLLLLQALFPNVSLANTSNSDDSEVMQKALKGKEEIIDIHHAGTAMRFLTAYFAVQEGREVVLTGSARMHERPIKILVEALEQLGAKISYEKEVGYPPIRIKGQEIRASKVTMAANVSSQYISALLLIAPKLKNGLELTLEGEITSVPYIKMTLGLLNDLDIQTSFEGNVIKVFPKQEVQTKEMVVESDWSSASYFFSLAALADEATISLTSYKENSLQGDSELVSIYKKMGVETQFEGNKITLTKQKDFKFEDVNFELNNTPDIAQTIVVTCLGLGIGCHLTGLHTLKIKETDRLEALRVELTKLGANISVTNDSLTLVGSNNINHNVKIVTYNDHRMAMAFAPLALKVPIIIEDAEVVSKSYPDFWEDMKKLGFIISETEL, from the coding sequence ATGAATTTACTGTTACAAACCACCCATTCTGATTTAAAAACCCAGATTGCCGTTACCGGCTCAAAAAGCGAAACCAACCGATTATTATTGTTACAGGCTCTATTTCCTAACGTTAGCCTAGCTAATACTTCCAATTCTGATGATAGTGAGGTAATGCAAAAAGCATTAAAAGGGAAAGAGGAAATAATAGATATTCATCATGCAGGAACTGCAATGCGTTTTCTTACCGCTTATTTTGCGGTGCAAGAAGGACGTGAAGTAGTGTTGACCGGTTCCGCCAGAATGCACGAACGCCCTATCAAAATTTTGGTGGAAGCTTTAGAGCAGTTGGGAGCGAAGATCTCCTATGAAAAAGAAGTGGGCTATCCGCCAATTCGAATTAAAGGACAAGAAATCAGGGCTTCCAAAGTTACCATGGCGGCTAATGTGAGCAGTCAGTATATTTCGGCGCTTTTATTAATCGCTCCGAAATTAAAAAACGGATTAGAACTCACCTTAGAAGGCGAAATTACTTCTGTTCCTTATATCAAAATGACATTAGGTTTATTGAATGATTTAGACATCCAAACCAGTTTTGAAGGAAATGTAATCAAAGTGTTTCCAAAACAAGAAGTGCAAACGAAAGAAATGGTTGTAGAATCCGATTGGAGTTCGGCCTCTTATTTTTTCAGTTTAGCCGCTTTGGCAGATGAAGCTACTATTTCATTGACAAGCTACAAAGAAAACAGCCTGCAAGGCGATTCAGAATTGGTTTCTATTTATAAAAAAATGGGAGTAGAGACGCAATTCGAAGGGAATAAAATAACTTTGACCAAACAAAAGGATTTTAAATTCGAAGACGTAAATTTCGAACTTAATAACACTCCTGATATTGCCCAAACCATTGTTGTGACTTGCCTTGGACTTGGAATTGGTTGTCATTTGACGGGTTTACATACTTTAAAAATCAAAGAAACAGATCGTTTAGAAGCCTTGCGTGTCGAATTGACAAAATTGGGAGCCAATATTTCGGTAACCAATGATAGCTTGACACTAGTAGGATCAAATAATATCAATCACAACGTGAAAATTGTCACCTATAATGACCATCGAATGGCAATGGCATTTGCACCTTTGGCTTTAAAAGTGCCTATAATAATCGAAGATGCCGAAGTAGTTTCGAAATCTTACCCTGATTTTTGGGAAGATATGAAGAAATTAGGATTTATAATTTCAGAAACAGAGCTATAA
- a CDS encoding YMGG-like glycine zipper-containing protein → MKALYLLLLAVVVISCKDQRKMDSQAVKEKTIDSMKVEIEKQKVIDSMQVEMAKVESQKEVVIVQQPSTSAPAATAKKKAWSNTAKGAVIGAGVGAATGAIISKKKGQGAIIGGLAGAGVGAGTGAIIDGSKK, encoded by the coding sequence ATGAAAGCATTATACTTGTTGTTATTAGCTGTTGTTGTAATTTCTTGTAAAGATCAAAGGAAAATGGATAGTCAAGCCGTAAAGGAAAAAACTATTGATTCTATGAAAGTAGAAATTGAAAAACAAAAAGTCATTGATTCAATGCAAGTTGAAATGGCAAAAGTTGAATCTCAAAAAGAGGTTGTTATTGTTCAGCAACCTTCGACTTCAGCTCCTGCCGCCACTGCAAAGAAGAAAGCTTGGAGTAATACTGCAAAAGGAGCTGTAATTGGAGCAGGAGTAGGAGCTGCAACTGGTGCTATTATTAGCAAGAAAAAAGGGCAGGGTGCTATAATTGGAGGTTTAGCTGGTGCTGGTGTAGGTGCAGGGACTGGAGCAATTATTGACGGAAGTAAGAAATAA
- a CDS encoding ATP-binding protein — MSKLEEILALVRSINEDEFQEQLTYGDSLDDVHKELLFLAEKIKSKKNRTNAIIEHISDCYSGDFFNYLPISDSQDELDVFCMGFNTYIEELKAVMVSKKSLETINKKLVEEKERSERLATAKDEFLSSMSHEIRTPLNGILGFTDLLLKNPALNPESKKQLDYIKMSGDILLVIINDILDLAKIESGQITLYEKPFNLSKLTQLIHDTFSSKIEGKEIDFKISIDKKVPAILNGDSIRISQILFNLISNAVKFTHVKGKIRLKIKFNGEETGFHHIKVIVKDSGIGIPSDKIKTIFEPFIQVSNDATRKYDGTGLGLTIIKKIISIMDGDIQVKSKLNVGTKFIVNLPFVKEIPNGVLLKTFENNSKSVLPRDTGERIKVLLAEDNRINQILAEKVLSKFNFECVTVGNGSLAVEAVINGDFDVILMDIMMPIMNGYEATSIIRNLEDQTKKNIPIIALSAVVTGSVVETCSSTGIDRYLSKPFESEELYNLIIELVYKGDKI; from the coding sequence ATGTCTAAATTAGAAGAAATATTAGCTTTGGTTCGTTCCATCAATGAAGATGAGTTTCAAGAGCAACTAACCTATGGAGACAGTTTAGATGATGTGCATAAAGAATTGCTTTTTTTGGCAGAAAAAATAAAGTCCAAAAAGAATAGAACCAATGCTATTATTGAACATATTTCCGATTGTTATTCAGGAGATTTTTTTAATTATTTGCCCATCTCAGATTCACAGGATGAATTAGATGTTTTCTGTATGGGATTTAATACCTATATCGAAGAATTAAAAGCCGTTATGGTTTCCAAAAAATCATTGGAAACGATTAATAAAAAATTAGTTGAAGAAAAGGAACGTTCTGAGCGATTAGCAACGGCAAAAGATGAATTTTTGTCAAGCATGAGTCATGAAATTCGCACGCCTCTTAACGGTATTTTGGGATTTACGGATTTATTGTTGAAAAACCCTGCTTTGAATCCTGAAAGCAAAAAACAGTTAGATTACATCAAGATGTCCGGCGATATTCTTCTGGTGATTATCAACGATATTTTGGATTTAGCAAAAATTGAATCGGGGCAAATTACACTTTATGAAAAACCTTTCAATTTATCAAAACTTACTCAGCTGATTCACGATACTTTTTCTAGTAAGATAGAAGGAAAAGAAATTGATTTTAAAATTTCAATCGATAAAAAAGTTCCGGCAATACTTAATGGCGATTCCATTCGAATCTCTCAAATATTATTTAATTTAATTAGTAATGCCGTTAAATTTACTCATGTAAAAGGTAAAATTAGATTGAAAATTAAGTTTAATGGAGAAGAGACAGGCTTCCATCACATAAAAGTGATAGTGAAAGATTCTGGAATAGGAATTCCTTCAGATAAGATTAAAACTATTTTTGAACCATTTATTCAAGTCAGTAATGATGCGACTAGGAAGTATGATGGAACAGGATTAGGACTGACTATCATTAAGAAAATTATCAGTATCATGGATGGTGATATTCAGGTGAAAAGTAAGCTAAACGTAGGAACTAAATTTATAGTAAACTTGCCTTTTGTTAAAGAAATTCCTAATGGAGTTCTTCTAAAGACATTTGAAAATAACAGTAAGTCAGTTCTTCCTAGAGATACTGGCGAAAGAATCAAAGTTCTTTTAGCCGAGGATAATCGTATTAATCAAATTTTGGCAGAAAAAGTGCTTTCAAAATTTAATTTTGAATGTGTCACTGTAGGCAATGGGAGCCTAGCTGTAGAGGCAGTTATTAATGGTGATTTTGATGTTATTTTGATGGATATTATGATGCCAATAATGAATGGCTATGAAGCGACTTCGATTATTCGTAATTTGGAAGATCAGACTAAAAAAAACATTCCTATTATTGCATTAAGCGCAGTAGTGACTGGCTCAGTTGTAGAAACTTGTTCTTCTACAGGAATAGATAGGTATTTATCCAAACCTTTCGAATCAGAAGAATTGTATAATCTCATAATTGAACTGGTTTATAAAGGAGATAAGATTTGA
- the queA gene encoding tRNA preQ1(34) S-adenosylmethionine ribosyltransferase-isomerase QueA, with amino-acid sequence MKLSHFQFDLPKELLAEFPAENRDEARLMVIDRKKQTIEHKMFKDVIDYFDDGDVLILNNTKVFPARLYGNKEKTGARIEVFLLRELNAEQRLWDVLVDPARKIRIGNKLYFGDDDSLVAEVIDNTTSRGRTLRFLYDGSYEEFRNKLTELGETPIPKYISRDVTPEDAERYQTIYAKEEGAVAAPTAGLHFSKHLMKKLEIKGVKFAEVTLHVGLGTFNPVEVEDLSKHKMDSEELKITQEACDIVNEAKAKKKRICTVGTTSMRAVESSVSSQNTLNPFDGWTNKFVFPPHDFTIPTCMITNFHTPKSTLLMMVSAFCGHDLMKKAYEEAIKEKYKFYSYGDAMLII; translated from the coding sequence ATGAAATTATCACATTTTCAATTTGATTTACCTAAAGAACTTTTAGCAGAATTTCCTGCTGAGAATAGAGATGAAGCTCGTCTGATGGTTATTGATCGTAAAAAACAAACTATCGAACATAAAATGTTCAAAGATGTTATTGATTATTTTGATGATGGTGATGTTTTAATTTTAAATAACACCAAAGTTTTTCCTGCACGTTTGTACGGAAATAAAGAAAAAACGGGAGCCAGAATTGAAGTTTTCTTACTTAGAGAATTAAATGCAGAACAGCGTCTTTGGGACGTTTTGGTTGATCCGGCTCGTAAAATTAGAATCGGTAATAAATTGTATTTCGGTGACGATGATTCATTAGTAGCTGAGGTTATTGATAACACCACTTCTCGTGGAAGAACATTGCGTTTCCTTTATGATGGTTCTTATGAAGAATTCAGAAATAAATTAACAGAACTTGGAGAAACTCCAATCCCAAAATACATAAGCAGAGACGTAACTCCAGAAGACGCGGAACGTTACCAAACTATTTATGCTAAAGAAGAAGGAGCTGTTGCAGCACCAACTGCTGGTTTGCACTTTTCTAAGCATTTGATGAAAAAACTGGAAATTAAAGGAGTTAAGTTTGCTGAGGTGACGCTTCACGTAGGTTTAGGAACTTTTAACCCAGTTGAGGTTGAGGATTTGTCTAAACACAAAATGGATTCTGAGGAATTAAAAATCACTCAAGAAGCCTGTGATATTGTCAATGAAGCTAAAGCCAAAAAGAAACGTATTTGTACCGTAGGAACTACATCAATGCGTGCCGTTGAAAGTTCTGTTTCTTCACAAAACACTTTAAATCCTTTTGATGGTTGGACAAATAAATTCGTTTTTCCTCCTCATGATTTTACAATACCAACTTGTATGATTACTAATTTTCATACTCCAAAATCTACTTTATTAATGATGGTTTCTGCATTTTGTGGTCACGATTTAATGAAGAAAGCATATGAGGAAGCAATCAAAGAAAAATACAAATTCTACTCTTACGGTGACGCGATGTTAATCATCTAA